One genomic segment of Desulfomicrobium sp. ZS1 includes these proteins:
- a CDS encoding cytochrome ubiquinol oxidase subunit I, which yields MDVLMLSRLQFAMATMFHFIFVPLTLGLSILVAIMETKYVRTGDETYKRMTKFWGKLFVINFVLGVVTGITLEFQFGTNWSRYSEYVGDIFGSLLAIEATTSFFLESTFLGAWIFGWNILSPKMHAACIWLVAIASNLSAAWILLANAFMQNPVGYVLRNGRAELDNFFQVLLNPFGWQQYVHTLSGAFTLAGFFLMGVSAYHLLKKQNIDFFTRSFKMGMIFALVFSALVALQGHHHAQEVGRTQPAKLAAMESLWETRESAPMYLLVVPDEKNEKNAIELFGIPGGLSFLAHGSFTTPVQGLKDWPADERPPVMLTFLSFRAMVGIGTLLPILCIWAFLRRNKLTETPRLLRAMLFAIPLPYLAIEAGWVVAEVGRQPWIVYGLMKTSDAVSPIVTSQVAFSLVALTLLYALLGAVDIYLLFKFAKKGPAEA from the coding sequence ATGGATGTGCTCATGTTATCCAGGCTTCAATTCGCCATGGCTACCATGTTTCATTTCATCTTCGTCCCGCTGACCCTTGGTCTGTCCATCCTGGTGGCCATCATGGAAACCAAATACGTGCGCACGGGCGACGAGACATACAAGCGGATGACCAAATTCTGGGGCAAGCTCTTTGTCATCAACTTCGTGCTCGGCGTGGTCACGGGCATCACGCTTGAATTTCAGTTCGGCACCAACTGGTCCCGCTATTCCGAATACGTCGGCGACATCTTCGGGTCCCTCCTGGCGATCGAGGCCACCACATCCTTTTTCCTGGAATCAACCTTTCTTGGCGCATGGATTTTCGGCTGGAACATCCTGTCCCCCAAAATGCACGCGGCCTGTATCTGGCTGGTGGCCATCGCCTCCAACCTCTCCGCCGCGTGGATCCTGCTGGCCAACGCCTTCATGCAGAACCCGGTGGGTTATGTGCTCAGAAACGGCCGCGCCGAACTGGACAACTTCTTCCAGGTGCTCCTGAACCCCTTTGGCTGGCAGCAGTACGTGCACACCTTGAGCGGTGCGTTCACCCTGGCCGGATTCTTCCTCATGGGCGTCTCCGCCTACCATCTGCTCAAAAAGCAGAACATCGACTTCTTTACCCGCTCCTTCAAGATGGGTATGATTTTCGCGCTGGTCTTTTCGGCGCTGGTCGCGCTTCAGGGCCATCATCACGCCCAGGAAGTGGGCCGTACCCAGCCCGCCAAACTCGCGGCCATGGAGTCCCTATGGGAAACCCGGGAAAGCGCACCCATGTATCTCTTGGTCGTGCCGGACGAAAAGAACGAAAAGAACGCCATCGAGCTTTTCGGCATCCCCGGCGGCCTTTCCTTTCTGGCCCACGGCTCCTTCACGACGCCTGTGCAGGGCCTCAAGGATTGGCCCGCAGATGAGCGCCCGCCCGTCATGCTGACCTTCCTCTCCTTCAGGGCCATGGTCGGCATCGGCACGCTCCTGCCCATCCTCTGCATCTGGGCCTTTTTGCGCCGCAACAAGCTGACCGAAACGCCGCGCCTGCTGAGGGCCATGCTCTTTGCCATCCCCTTGCCCTACCTCGCCATCGAAGCAGGCTGGGTCGTGGCAGAGGTGGGACGCCAGCCCTGGATCGTCTACGGACTCATGAAGACCTCCGACGCGGTCTCGCCCATCGTCACATCCCAGGTTGCCTTCTCCCTGGTGGCCCTGACCCTGCTCTACGCGCTGCTTGGAGCCGTGGACATCTACCTGCTCTTCAAATTCGCCAAGAAAGGCCCGGCCGAGGCGTAA
- a CDS encoding MATE family efflux transporter yields MSHSDFNQRMQSAPYATIWNLAWPQIVMMFFHFLIGFVDVWVAGRISREAQACMGVMSQAMFFFMVVAVALANGGVAAISQSSGAGLPRRIKRFVGLGVGLGFVTGLIILAFGLWFDERFLFLLQIPADVMPIAEYLLQVSLYILPAYYLFTVSNAFFRAQKIVTLPLYSMILVTGVNTLLDLGLGLGMWGLPNLGYKGIAWATFASILCGTVYNFVMMLRCGLLSRQSLAPWRWVRLALPYLIKVAWPAGLMQLVWHSAYMVLYAITASLPFDNVVAMAGMSAGIRIEALLFLPGIAFNFTASILVGHYLGQGQKEEAKRIGYKIMLVGVITMSVITGLLWLVIEPVIAFVAPDLQVQDEAIRYLAWNMAATPPLLAAMILGGAFTGAGATIYQAVIFGSAAWLVRLPLAYLLGHVVFQSANGIWMAMFASVLVQCATALYFYQYKDWYKFTLRKDRRTA; encoded by the coding sequence ATGTCCCACAGTGATTTCAACCAGCGTATGCAAAGCGCTCCCTACGCGACCATCTGGAACCTGGCCTGGCCGCAGATAGTGATGATGTTCTTTCACTTCCTGATCGGCTTTGTGGACGTATGGGTGGCAGGCCGCATCAGCCGCGAGGCCCAGGCCTGCATGGGCGTGATGAGTCAGGCCATGTTCTTCTTCATGGTCGTGGCCGTGGCCCTGGCCAACGGCGGCGTGGCGGCAATCAGCCAGAGCTCGGGGGCGGGTCTGCCGCGCCGTATCAAGCGCTTCGTGGGGCTGGGCGTGGGACTGGGTTTCGTGACGGGCCTCATCATTCTGGCCTTCGGACTCTGGTTCGACGAACGATTCCTGTTCCTGCTGCAGATTCCCGCCGATGTCATGCCCATCGCCGAGTACCTGCTGCAGGTCAGCCTTTACATCCTGCCCGCGTATTACCTTTTCACCGTCAGCAACGCCTTTTTCCGAGCCCAGAAGATCGTGACCCTGCCCCTGTACTCCATGATCCTGGTCACGGGCGTGAACACGCTGCTCGACCTCGGGCTCGGACTCGGCATGTGGGGACTGCCCAACCTCGGCTACAAGGGCATTGCCTGGGCGACCTTCGCCTCCATCCTGTGCGGCACCGTCTACAACTTCGTCATGATGCTGCGTTGCGGCCTGCTCTCCCGGCAAAGCCTTGCCCCGTGGCGCTGGGTCCGACTGGCCCTGCCCTACCTGATCAAGGTGGCCTGGCCGGCCGGGCTCATGCAGCTGGTGTGGCATTCGGCCTACATGGTGCTCTATGCCATCACGGCCAGCCTCCCCTTTGACAACGTCGTCGCCATGGCGGGCATGAGCGCTGGCATCCGCATCGAAGCCTTGCTCTTTCTGCCCGGCATCGCCTTCAACTTCACCGCCTCCATTCTGGTCGGCCACTACCTCGGCCAGGGTCAAAAAGAGGAGGCCAAGCGCATCGGCTACAAGATCATGCTCGTGGGCGTGATCACCATGAGCGTCATCACCGGCCTTTTGTGGCTGGTCATCGAACCGGTCATCGCCTTTGTCGCCCCGGACCTGCAGGTGCAGGACGAAGCCATACGCTACCTGGCCTGGAACATGGCCGCCACGCCGCCGCTGCTCGCCGCCATGATCCTGGGTGGCGCCTTCACCGGCGCTGGCGCAACCATTTACCAGGCCGTCATCTTCGGCTCTGCGGCATGGCTGGTGCGTCTGCCGCTGGCCTACCTGCTGGGGCACGTGGTATTCCAGTCCGCCAACGGGATCTGGATGGCCATGTTCGCCTCCGTTCTGGTCCAGTGCGCCACGGCCCTGTATTTCTATCAGTACAAGGATTGGTACAAATTCACCCTGCGCAAAGACAGGAGAACAGCTTGA
- a CDS encoding TraB/GumN family protein gives MDFENLPESVTVVEEGEKRFFLVGTAHVSLESVEDVRRTVEIVRPDSICVELCPARHQAMTRRDDWKRMDIYKVIKEGKAVFLMVQLVLQAFYRKIGDKLGVQPGAEMMEGVRLASETGATLVLADRDVQVTLKRVWGYLGFWKKLQLMSQLLTSIFVDDDVDKALIEDLKKKDQLAAIMGSFAENFPQIKERLIDERDIYLAQKIRKAPGTNIVAVVGAGHVPGMQKYFGQEIDLALLEELPPPSRWGAFWKWGLPGFFVVLLVIGFFRGGADASMDALSIWVLVTGIGAALGSLAAFGHPLTVLSSFLVAPFTTLHPLIAAGWVAGLVQAWVKKPTVSDLEELPMSVMTVKGFWINPVSRILLVVIFANLGATIGVFVSGSWIASRVF, from the coding sequence GTGGATTTTGAAAATTTGCCTGAAAGCGTGACTGTGGTCGAAGAGGGCGAGAAAAGGTTTTTTCTCGTCGGAACCGCCCACGTTTCCCTGGAAAGTGTCGAGGATGTGCGCCGGACCGTGGAAATCGTGCGTCCCGATTCCATTTGTGTCGAACTTTGCCCTGCCCGCCATCAGGCCATGACCCGCCGCGACGACTGGAAGCGGATGGACATCTACAAGGTCATAAAAGAAGGCAAGGCGGTCTTTCTCATGGTGCAACTCGTGTTGCAAGCCTTTTACCGCAAGATCGGCGACAAGCTGGGCGTGCAACCCGGCGCCGAGATGATGGAAGGCGTGCGGCTGGCCAGCGAGACCGGCGCCACCCTGGTCCTGGCCGATCGCGATGTGCAGGTCACCTTGAAGCGTGTCTGGGGCTACCTTGGTTTCTGGAAGAAGTTGCAGCTCATGAGCCAGCTTCTGACAAGCATCTTCGTCGACGATGACGTGGACAAGGCGCTCATCGAGGACCTGAAGAAAAAAGACCAGCTGGCCGCCATCATGGGATCTTTTGCGGAAAACTTCCCCCAGATAAAAGAGCGCCTCATCGACGAGCGCGACATCTATCTGGCGCAGAAGATCCGCAAGGCTCCGGGCACGAACATCGTGGCCGTGGTCGGGGCCGGGCACGTGCCGGGCATGCAGAAATATTTTGGACAGGAGATCGATCTGGCCCTGTTGGAAGAGCTTCCTCCGCCCTCCAGATGGGGTGCCTTCTGGAAGTGGGGATTGCCCGGTTTTTTCGTCGTATTGCTGGTCATCGGTTTTTTCCGCGGCGGCGCTGACGCCTCCATGGACGCCCTCTCCATCTGGGTGCTGGTGACCGGCATCGGAGCCGCTCTGGGCTCTCTGGCCGCCTTCGGACATCCGCTGACCGTGCTCTCAAGCTTTCTGGTCGCGCCCTTTACCACGCTGCATCCGCTCATCGCTGCCGGCTGGGTGGCCGGGCTTGTCCAGGCCTGGGTCAAGAAGCCCACCGTCTCGGATCTGGAAGAGTTGCCCATGAGCGTCATGACGGTCAAGGGGTTCTGGATCAATCCGGTCAGCCGCATCCTGCTGGTGGTCATCTTCGCCAACCTGGGCGCGACCATCGGCGTCTTTGTCTCCGGAAGCTGGATCGCGAGCCGGGTGTTCTAG
- the cydB gene encoding cytochrome d ubiquinol oxidase subunit II yields MLETIWFLLWGVLWAVYFVLDGYDLGIGTLVPFLGKSDTDRRVMFNAMGPFWDGNEVWLITAGGVTFAAFPKAYAVMFSGLYTPLMLLLFALIVRGVSLEFRHQVDSPAWRRVWDWGATIGSFLPALLLGVAFANIFMGLPLDENGVFQGNLLTLLNPYGLAGGVLFVLLFAMHGTLWLTFKSEGDLHQRAAGLARKLWPVLVALIGVFVVLTAIYTNLLVNYLLNPLMLVLLAIPVLALILMRQQIGKEQWLTAWGLSATLIAGLTLFGVVGLYPALLPSSISPDYSITIANAASSTLTLSIMLGVTLVFIPIVAAYQFWLYRTFSHKITEKELAQDGAY; encoded by the coding sequence ATGCTTGAAACCATATGGTTCCTACTCTGGGGTGTGCTCTGGGCCGTTTATTTCGTGCTGGACGGATATGATCTGGGCATCGGAACCCTGGTCCCGTTCCTCGGCAAATCCGACACGGACCGCAGGGTCATGTTCAACGCCATGGGCCCCTTCTGGGACGGCAACGAAGTCTGGCTGATCACCGCCGGCGGCGTGACCTTCGCGGCATTTCCCAAGGCCTACGCGGTCATGTTCAGCGGACTCTACACACCGCTCATGCTGCTGCTTTTCGCGCTCATCGTGCGCGGCGTGTCCCTGGAATTCAGACACCAGGTCGACAGCCCGGCCTGGCGCAGGGTCTGGGACTGGGGCGCGACGATCGGCAGTTTCCTGCCCGCGCTGCTTCTGGGCGTGGCCTTTGCCAACATATTCATGGGCCTGCCCCTGGATGAGAACGGCGTTTTCCAGGGCAACCTGCTGACCCTCCTCAATCCTTACGGCCTGGCCGGAGGAGTGCTCTTCGTGCTACTCTTCGCCATGCACGGCACCCTGTGGCTGACGTTCAAAAGCGAAGGCGACCTGCACCAGCGTGCCGCCGGACTGGCCCGCAAGCTCTGGCCCGTCCTGGTGGCGCTCATCGGCGTCTTCGTGGTCCTGACGGCCATCTACACCAACCTGCTGGTCAACTACCTGCTCAATCCGCTGATGCTCGTCCTGCTGGCGATTCCGGTTCTGGCGCTCATCCTCATGCGCCAGCAAATCGGCAAAGAGCAGTGGCTGACCGCCTGGGGGCTGTCCGCCACCCTGATCGCCGGCCTGACGCTCTTCGGCGTGGTCGGCCTGTACCCGGCGCTGCTGCCTTCGAGCATCTCCCCGGATTATTCCATCACCATCGCCAACGCAGCCTCCAGCACCCTGACCCTGTCCATCATGCTGGGCGTGACCCTGGTCTTCATCCCCATTGTGGCGGCCTATCAGTTCTGGCTCTACCGCACCTTCTCCCACAAGATCACGGAAAAGGAACTGGCCCAGGATGGTGCGTACTAG